In Paenibacillus sp. FSL M7-0420, a single genomic region encodes these proteins:
- the efp gene encoding elongation factor P, giving the protein MISVNDFKTGLTVEVEGDIFTVLDFQHVKPGKGAAFVRSKLKNLRNGNTVERTFRAGETIGRAIIENRGVQYLYASGSEHVFMDNETYDQFELTAKQLEWELNFLRENMTVNIVSYQGEILGINLPTSVELKVTETEPGVKGNTAQGATKAAVLETGHTVQVPLFINEGDVLLVDTREGKYISRA; this is encoded by the coding sequence GTGATTTCAGTTAACGATTTCAAGACAGGCCTGACCGTAGAAGTAGAAGGGGACATCTTCACCGTCCTAGATTTCCAGCACGTGAAGCCGGGTAAAGGCGCAGCCTTCGTCCGCTCCAAGCTGAAGAACCTGCGTAACGGCAATACGGTTGAACGCACGTTCCGTGCCGGTGAAACGATTGGCCGCGCCATCATCGAGAACCGTGGCGTACAGTATCTGTATGCAAGCGGCTCTGAGCATGTGTTCATGGACAACGAGACTTACGACCAGTTCGAATTGACAGCCAAGCAGCTCGAATGGGAGCTTAACTTCCTTAGAGAGAACATGACGGTAAATATCGTCAGCTACCAGGGCGAAATTCTTGGGATCAACCTGCCGACCAGCGTAGAGCTGAAGGTTACCGAGACCGAACCTGGCGTGAAGGGCAACACGGCTCAAGGCGCAACCAAAGCCGCTGTTCTGGAGACCGGTCATACGGTCCAGGTACCGCTGTTCATCAATGAAGGAGATGTTCTCCTGGTCGATACCCGCGAAGGTAAATATATCTCCCGCGCGTAA
- a CDS encoding M24 family metallopeptidase produces MGNKRVSKLRKVLQELGLDAMLITSGYNRRYLSGFTGSSGVVLVTGDDSYLLTDFRYMTQASEQVNGLKVVQHDSKFIDTVRELLPKGGQVRVGFEQDDVTFSAYTAYAEALAPAAMVPVSKAVENLRMFKDEEELAVMQRAADLADATFSHILNVIKPGMTERDVDLEMEFYMRTHGATSSSFDTIVASGERSAMPHGVASSKVIGNNEFVTFDFGALLDGYCSDVTRTIALGSPDPKLKEIYDIVLEAQLHTLAHIKPGMTGRECDALARDIITRYGYGEYFGHSTGHGLGMEVHEWPRLSKLADEVIQPGMVVTVEPGIYLSGLGGVRIEDDIVITESGITLLTHSSKDYLVL; encoded by the coding sequence GGGACTGGATGCGATGTTAATTACCAGCGGATATAACCGCCGCTATTTGAGTGGGTTCACCGGCTCCTCCGGGGTTGTACTGGTTACCGGTGATGACAGTTATCTGCTGACGGACTTCCGGTATATGACACAGGCCTCGGAACAGGTGAATGGCCTCAAGGTGGTACAGCATGACTCGAAATTCATTGACACTGTGCGGGAACTGCTGCCGAAGGGCGGACAAGTCCGTGTCGGCTTCGAGCAGGATGATGTGACCTTCAGTGCGTACACCGCTTATGCGGAGGCTCTTGCCCCGGCAGCTATGGTACCGGTATCTAAGGCTGTTGAGAACCTGCGCATGTTCAAGGACGAGGAAGAGCTGGCTGTGATGCAGCGGGCTGCCGATCTGGCAGACGCCACATTCAGTCATATCCTGAATGTGATCAAGCCGGGCATGACGGAACGCGATGTCGATCTGGAAATGGAATTCTACATGCGTACGCATGGTGCAACTTCGTCTTCGTTCGATACAATCGTCGCTTCCGGTGAGCGTTCAGCTATGCCGCATGGTGTAGCGAGCAGCAAGGTTATCGGGAACAACGAATTCGTCACCTTCGATTTCGGCGCGCTCCTGGACGGTTACTGTTCCGATGTGACCCGTACGATTGCTCTGGGATCACCGGACCCTAAGCTGAAGGAAATCTACGATATTGTGCTTGAAGCGCAGCTTCATACGCTGGCGCATATCAAGCCCGGCATGACCGGCCGTGAATGTGATGCCCTGGCCCGAGATATCATCACCCGCTACGGGTATGGTGAATACTTCGGCCACAGCACAGGCCATGGTCTCGGAATGGAAGTACATGAATGGCCGCGCTTGTCCAAGCTGGCGGATGAAGTCATCCAGCCGGGGATGGTTGTCACTGTGGAGCCGGGAATCTATCTCTCAGGTCTTGGCGGCGTACGGATTGAAGATGATATTGTCATTACCGAGAGCGGCATCACGCTGCTGACACATTCATCGAAGGATTATTTGGTACTGTAA